The following proteins are co-located in the Vigna angularis cultivar LongXiaoDou No.4 chromosome 2, ASM1680809v1, whole genome shotgun sequence genome:
- the LOC108328283 gene encoding putative serine/threonine-protein kinase isoform X1 has product MKIPCCSFCTCFSASVKDQETKHEEPGEDDDGNFRIFTYRELNSATRGFHPSEKIGEGGFGSVYKGQLRDGSLVAVKVLSIELDSVKGERGFVAELNTLANVKHQNLVILRGCCVEGAHRYIVYDYMENNSLRHTFLGSEQKRMTFSWEARRDVSVGVARVLAFLHEELQPHIVHRDIKSSNVLLDGNFTPKVSDFGLAKLLRDEKSHISTQVAGTLGYLAPEYASSGHLTRKSDVYSFGVLLLEIVSGQRAVDDHEGADRFIVEKSWAAYEEKDLLRMVDPMLKMNYHMEEAKRFLMVGLCCVQETARVRPRMSEVVDMLSKNIEMEEFQVSRPGFVNDMRNARTRRQVNSSEESSASAAASFADSSGWSTSNLAR; this is encoded by the exons ATGAAGATTCCCTGTTGTTCTTTTTGTACTTGTTTCTCAGCATCGGTCAAAGATCAAGAAACTAAGCACG AAGAGCCAGGTGAAGATGACGATGGAAACTTTCGCATATTCACTTACAGAGAATTGAATTCTGCCACGCGGGGTTTTCATCCCTCGGAAAAGATTGGAGAAGGAGGCTTTGGCTCTGTCTATAAG GGGCAGCTTCGGGATGGAAGTTTGGTGGCTGTTAAAGTGCTTTCGATTGAGCTAGATTCCGTAAAAGGAGAGAGGGGTTTTGTGGCAGAATTGAATACACTTGCAAATGTGAAGCACCAAAATCTAGTTATTCTTCGAGGGTGTTGTGTTGAAGGAGCCCACAGATACATAGTCTACGATTATATGGAAAACAATAGCCTTCGTCACACTTTCTTAG GTTCTGAGCAAAAAAGAATGACATTCAGCTGGGAGGCTCGGAGAGATGTATCAGTTGGTGTGGCCAGAGTGCTTGCCTTTCTTCATGAGGAGCTTCAACCCCATATTGTGCACAGAGATATCAAATCCAGCAATGTTCTTCTTGATGGAAATTTCACACCAAAAGTCTCAGATTTTGGCCTGGCCAAGCTGTTAAGAGATGAAAAATCCCACATCAGTACACAAGTTGCAGGCACATT AGGTTATCTTGCTCCGGAATATGCCAGTTCTGGCCACCTGACACGAAAATCAGATGTTTATAGTTTTGGAGTACTGCTTCTAGAAATTGTGAGTGGCCAAAGAGCAGTAGATGATCATGAAGGTGCGGATCGTTTCATAGTTGAGAAG TCCTGGGCAGCGTACGAGGAAAAAGATCTTTTGAGAATGGTGGATCCAATGCTGAAGATGAACTATCACATGGAAGAAGCTAAACGGTTCCTAATGGTGGGACTTTGTTGCGTGCAAGAAACGGCCAGGGTGAGGCCACGAATGTCAGAGGTTGTAGACATGTTGAGCAAAAACATTGAGATGGAGGAGTTTCAAGTTTCACGACCAGGATTTGTGAATGATATGAGGAACGCCAGAACGAGGAGGCAAGTAAATTCATCGGAGGAATCAAGTGCTAGTGCAGCAGCATCCTTTGCAGATTCCTCCGGATGGAGTACCTCCAATCTTGCTCGTTAG
- the LOC108328283 gene encoding putative serine/threonine-protein kinase isoform X2, producing MKIPCCSFCTCFSASVKDQETKHGEDDDGNFRIFTYRELNSATRGFHPSEKIGEGGFGSVYKGQLRDGSLVAVKVLSIELDSVKGERGFVAELNTLANVKHQNLVILRGCCVEGAHRYIVYDYMENNSLRHTFLGSEQKRMTFSWEARRDVSVGVARVLAFLHEELQPHIVHRDIKSSNVLLDGNFTPKVSDFGLAKLLRDEKSHISTQVAGTLGYLAPEYASSGHLTRKSDVYSFGVLLLEIVSGQRAVDDHEGADRFIVEKSWAAYEEKDLLRMVDPMLKMNYHMEEAKRFLMVGLCCVQETARVRPRMSEVVDMLSKNIEMEEFQVSRPGFVNDMRNARTRRQVNSSEESSASAAASFADSSGWSTSNLAR from the exons ATGAAGATTCCCTGTTGTTCTTTTTGTACTTGTTTCTCAGCATCGGTCAAAGATCAAGAAACTAAGCACG GTGAAGATGACGATGGAAACTTTCGCATATTCACTTACAGAGAATTGAATTCTGCCACGCGGGGTTTTCATCCCTCGGAAAAGATTGGAGAAGGAGGCTTTGGCTCTGTCTATAAG GGGCAGCTTCGGGATGGAAGTTTGGTGGCTGTTAAAGTGCTTTCGATTGAGCTAGATTCCGTAAAAGGAGAGAGGGGTTTTGTGGCAGAATTGAATACACTTGCAAATGTGAAGCACCAAAATCTAGTTATTCTTCGAGGGTGTTGTGTTGAAGGAGCCCACAGATACATAGTCTACGATTATATGGAAAACAATAGCCTTCGTCACACTTTCTTAG GTTCTGAGCAAAAAAGAATGACATTCAGCTGGGAGGCTCGGAGAGATGTATCAGTTGGTGTGGCCAGAGTGCTTGCCTTTCTTCATGAGGAGCTTCAACCCCATATTGTGCACAGAGATATCAAATCCAGCAATGTTCTTCTTGATGGAAATTTCACACCAAAAGTCTCAGATTTTGGCCTGGCCAAGCTGTTAAGAGATGAAAAATCCCACATCAGTACACAAGTTGCAGGCACATT AGGTTATCTTGCTCCGGAATATGCCAGTTCTGGCCACCTGACACGAAAATCAGATGTTTATAGTTTTGGAGTACTGCTTCTAGAAATTGTGAGTGGCCAAAGAGCAGTAGATGATCATGAAGGTGCGGATCGTTTCATAGTTGAGAAG TCCTGGGCAGCGTACGAGGAAAAAGATCTTTTGAGAATGGTGGATCCAATGCTGAAGATGAACTATCACATGGAAGAAGCTAAACGGTTCCTAATGGTGGGACTTTGTTGCGTGCAAGAAACGGCCAGGGTGAGGCCACGAATGTCAGAGGTTGTAGACATGTTGAGCAAAAACATTGAGATGGAGGAGTTTCAAGTTTCACGACCAGGATTTGTGAATGATATGAGGAACGCCAGAACGAGGAGGCAAGTAAATTCATCGGAGGAATCAAGTGCTAGTGCAGCAGCATCCTTTGCAGATTCCTCCGGATGGAGTACCTCCAATCTTGCTCGTTAG